The window TTAATAAAAAACCCTACCCTCTTTATTTTATTAGACATTTTAAAACCTGATATTAGAGGCAAACCATAAACTGAAAAACTACTATGAGATTAAAGACCATCTTTATTATTGTCATTACCATTTTACTTACCATTGTTATTATGCAAAACAATGCGCCGGTAACTTTTAAAGTGCTGTTCTTTTCGTTTTACACCTCGAAATTAATGATGATGCTTTGGGTAGCATTGGCCGCGTTTATTATTGGCTACCTGGTTGGTCGCCCTAAAGTGAAGAAGTTTAGTAACGATTACGGTCACGGTTATGACGAGCGCGACGAGAATACTCATGAAGGGTTAAACCAGCCGCAGAAAAATACACTAAGTGACGAAGACAGGGATTATATTAGTGAGGATTAGCACCACGCATGTGCGTCATGCCGAATTTGTTTCGGCATCCCATAAGATGAGTTAACAGAATGATTACTTTGCATGTGAGATGCCGAAACAAGTTCGGCATGACGATTTGATTAGATATTATAAAAAACCTGGTTATCTTTCTCCAATACTGACAAATCAGGGCGTGTGGCGAATATGCCAAATACTGAAGCCCCGCTCCCGCTCATACTGGCATATAATGCGCCAGCGTCATACAGGGCGGCCTTTACCCCTCTTATTTCAGGATGGTTCTTAAATACCGACTCTTCAAAATCATTTTTGATGATATACTTCCACTCTTTCACCGGGAACCCTATATGGCCCTGTAAAGGGCCCTCAGCGGGCTTTGGGCTTACACCGCGATAAGCCTCCGCGGTGGATACATGTGCAGGTGGCATCACCAGCACTAAATGATAAGTGGACAGATCGAGACTCACGGGCTCAAACTCATCCCCCTTTCCAAATGCGTATACCGGCTTGCTTTCAATAAAGAAGGCGCAATCCGCGCCCAATTGCCGGGCGTAGCCGCGCATCTGTTCCGCACTCAATCCTAAATTAAAATACTGGTTCAGTAATTTGATGAAAAAAGCAGCATCGGCCGAGCCACCGCCCAGCCCCGCACCTATTGGGATATGTTTATGAAGATGAATATCTACAGGCGGCAGGTCGAAGTCTTTTTTCAGCAGATCGTACCCTTTCAGGCACAGGTTATCCGTTATCTTGCCGGGAATATCCAGGCCAGATGCATTAAAGGTCACCTGATCGCTTTTAATAATTTCCAGCGCATCGTAAATCTTGATGGGATAAAAAACTGTTTCCAGGTTATGGTAACCGTCGGGTCGGCGACTGGTGATGTTTAAGCCTATATTTATTTTAGCGTTTGGAAATGCGATCATAATTCTCTTAACAACGGCCTGTATTTTTGCACATCCGTAGGATACCAAAAATAGATTATTTTTCTTTGCAGATGGTATTGATTGATTACTCATTCAATAATTCACTCATTCAATAATTGAAATGAAACAATATTTAGACCTGATGCGCCACGTACTGGATAACGGCGCCCAAAAGCACGACCGTACCGGCACCGGCACCATCAGCGTGTTTGGCTACCAGATGCGCTTTAACCTGAAGGACGGCTTTCCGCTGGTAACCACCAAGAAACTACACTTGAAATCTATTATACATGAATTGATATGGTTTTTAAGTGGTGACACCAATATCAAATACCTTAAGGATAATGGTGTAAAAATTTGGGATGAGTGGGCCGATGCCAATGGCAATCTTGGCCCTGTTTACGGTTATCAATGGCGGTCGTGGCCTACGCCTGATGGCCGCCATATCGATCAGATCACCCAGGTGGTAAACCAATTGAAAAACAATCCTGATTCGCGCCGCATTATGGTTTCGGCCTGGAATGTGGGTGATGTTGAGCACATGGCCCTTCCGCCATGCCACAGCTTATTCCAGTTTTATGTGGAGCCCGCAAACCCGCTAAAAGGTGAAACAAAGGGTAAACTTTCCTGCCAGCTTTACCAGCGCAGTGCCGATATATTTTTGGGCGTGCCGTTCAACATCGCCTCGTATGCGCTGCTAACCATGATGATGGCCCAGGTATGCGATCTGGATTATGGCGACTTCGTCCACACATTCGGCGATGCGCATCTGTACAATAACCATATTGAACAGGCCAACCTGCAACTAAGCCGCGAACCACGTCCGTTGCCTACAATGAAGATCAACCCTGATGTGAAAGACATCTTCGCCTTCAGGTTTGAAGATTTCACGCTTGAGAATTACGATCCATGGCCGCATATTAAGGGAGCGGTAGCGGTATAATATTACACAACACCATCTGTCATTTCGAACCGTAGGGAGAAATCTTCTGCACGCAGCCGGTCTTCACGTAAAAGATTTCTCCTTCCTCATTCGAAATGACATGATGTTTATACATTCGCAATTATGACAATCTCCGCCGTAGTAGCTATCTCCGAAAACAATGCCATAGGCAAAAACAACCAATTACTTTGGCATTTGCCCAATGATCTGAAACATTTTAAGCAGATCACCAGCGGGCATACCGTGATAATGGGGCGTAAAACTTACGACTCAGTTGGCCGTCCGTTGCCTAACCGCCGCAATATTGTGGTCACCCGTCAGCAAATAGAAATACCGGGGTGCGAGATAGTAAACTCGGTTGATGAGGCCATTGCTTTATGCGAAGGCGAGGAAGAGGTATTTATTGTTGGCGGCGCCGAGATATACAAACTGGCTATGCCCAAAACGGATAAGATATATTTAACCATTGTACACCAGGCATTTGAAGCCGACGCTTTCTTTCCGCAAATAGATGATAACGAGTGGGTGGCAATTGAAAGGGAAGACCACGGAACTGATGAAAAGC of the Mucilaginibacter boryungensis genome contains:
- a CDS encoding thymidylate synthase, whose product is MKQYLDLMRHVLDNGAQKHDRTGTGTISVFGYQMRFNLKDGFPLVTTKKLHLKSIIHELIWFLSGDTNIKYLKDNGVKIWDEWADANGNLGPVYGYQWRSWPTPDGRHIDQITQVVNQLKNNPDSRRIMVSAWNVGDVEHMALPPCHSLFQFYVEPANPLKGETKGKLSCQLYQRSADIFLGVPFNIASYALLTMMMAQVCDLDYGDFVHTFGDAHLYNNHIEQANLQLSREPRPLPTMKINPDVKDIFAFRFEDFTLENYDPWPHIKGAVAV
- a CDS encoding dihydrofolate reductase — encoded protein: MTISAVVAISENNAIGKNNQLLWHLPNDLKHFKQITSGHTVIMGRKTYDSVGRPLPNRRNIVVTRQQIEIPGCEIVNSVDEAIALCEGEEEVFIVGGAEIYKLAMPKTDKIYLTIVHQAFEADAFFPQIDDNEWVAIEREDHGTDEKHSIPYSFITLQRR
- the ispE gene encoding 4-(cytidine 5'-diphospho)-2-C-methyl-D-erythritol kinase — its product is MIAFPNAKINIGLNITSRRPDGYHNLETVFYPIKIYDALEIIKSDQVTFNASGLDIPGKITDNLCLKGYDLLKKDFDLPPVDIHLHKHIPIGAGLGGGSADAAFFIKLLNQYFNLGLSAEQMRGYARQLGADCAFFIESKPVYAFGKGDEFEPVSLDLSTYHLVLVMPPAHVSTAEAYRGVSPKPAEGPLQGHIGFPVKEWKYIIKNDFEESVFKNHPEIRGVKAALYDAGALYASMSGSGASVFGIFATRPDLSVLEKDNQVFYNI